Proteins found in one Vulpes vulpes isolate BD-2025 chromosome 13, VulVul3, whole genome shotgun sequence genomic segment:
- the PEX2 gene encoding peroxisome biogenesis factor 2 — translation MASREENTKRTDRVLRISQLDALELNKALEQLVWAQFTQCFHGFKPGLLAHFEPEVKALLWLFLWRFTIYSKNATVGQSVLNIQYKNDFSPKLRYQPPSKNQKLWYAVCTIGGTWLEERCYDLFRNRHLASFGKARQCVNIMVGLLKLGGLINFLIFLQRGKFATLTERLLGIRSVFCKPQNVREVGFEYMNRELLWHGFAEFLIFLLPLINIQKLKAKLSSWCIPLTGAPTSDNTLATSGKQCSLCGEWPTMPHTIGCEHIFCYYCVKSSFLFDMYFTCPKCGTEVQSLQPLKSGIEMSEVNAL, via the coding sequence ATGGCTTCCAGAGAAGAGAACACAAAGAGGACAGACAGAGTGCTAAGAATAAGTCAGTTGGATGCTCTTGAACTCAACAAGGCCCTGGAGCAGCTGGTTTGGGCCCAGTTTACTCAGTGCTTTCACGGGTTTAAGCCAGGACTGTTAGCGCACTTTGAACCAGAGGTGAAAGCGCTCCTGTGGCTTTTCTTGTGGCGATTCACCATCTACTCTAAAAATGCCACCGTGGGACAGTCCGTTTTGAATATCCAGTACAAAAACGATTTTTCCCCGAAGCTGAGGTACCAGCCACCGAGTAAGAATCAGAAGCTGTGGTATGCTGTGTGTACGATTGGCGGGACGTGGCTAGAAGAGCGCTGCTACGACCTATTTCGAAACCGTCACTTGGCGTCGTTTGGGAAAGCCAGGCAGTGTGTGAACATCATGGTTGGACTTCTGAAATTAGGCGGGCTgattaatttcctgattttcctTCAGAGGGGCAAGTTTGCAACTTTGACAGAACGTCTCCTAGGCATTCGTTCTGTATTTTGCAAGCCCCAAAACGTACGTGAGGTTGGCTTTGAGTATATGAATAGGGAACTTCTCTGGCATGGTTTTGCAgagtttctgatttttctcctacCGCTTATCAATATCCAGAAGTTGAAAGCTAAGTTATCTTCATGGTGTATTCCTCTTACCGGTGCTCCTACCAGTGACAATACACTAGCCACAAGCGGCAAACAGTGTTCTCTGTGTGGAGAGTGGCCCACCATGCCTCACACCATAGGATGTGAGCATATCTTCTGCTACTACTGTGTTAAGAGTAGTTTCTTATTCGACATGTACTTTACTTGCCCTAAGTGTGGCACAGAGGTACAGAGTCTGCAGCCACTGAAATCAGGAATCGAGATGTCAGAAGTGAATGCTCTTTAG